In the Opitutia bacterium genome, one interval contains:
- a CDS encoding TonB-dependent receptor codes for MKTPIPRLIPLAVALTLGAQPALQAQTAAPENTPPAKDDVYTLTPFVVNTDKDVGYVAVDSLAGGRTNTPIKFTPSSMSSLTRTAIDDIGIQNIREALKWTPNVVPEDINAGKGFGGSAFHDWAFNYRGAGAGEQGGPGPTRNYFSFYQNQDAYNVERIEFLRGPNSIIFGLGTVGGQLSTYTKVPRLDKNLSKATVTVDNNGSNRYEVDINRKVSDTVAVRLNAVKDNNQGWREADVNRTKAVDLAALWKITDDAQIRVEGEYANVRRSLISSGIGDKISGWDGTTASNTWKAAPVGSARTIPMQNAGAWGDWLNPFWVYIPNLPVGKQLMGWAGGYASSGSLADVGQALNYQPKAGWYPAQIKLPWEATYSSTAKIPLRPSYEWTYGNGVSDIKYRDITVTYDQKINQNFDFTAAFYRYYDTQTAKDYEGTGGAAIDINKQLPDGTANPNYGKAFADFFLSKQTQTRNVTEGRAQLNYHFDSSLFGQSWKQLFSVAASKKDLKQSARQYLGQVGNGTSITNPADWVQNMIWGRIYLDTPNQVMAIPEVVNGRAVAYMPKADGYWFDFDDTFKLTDVAVMSQTRLLDDALTVTLGARRDSYDENLRELRRGPNLTDNLVSESQSGNTYSAGAVYFLKSGFGLVANWSKNIQPPHAGSQPLLSGSRPKPEEGKGLEYGLRWSTSDNKYYATLIRYDTQSKGHLVENPIGFRGVWQKYNIAQGLPSESGKGGLAFSDTTSLDVQGYEFEITANPTKNLRLVASWGTQDTSKVDYYPDSRAYFSSNSAAWNAVVNNAALDATARNNLRSEIASVQNALDQAKPGAKQDGQLKYTVAFFANYTFTDEMLKGFELGGGASYAAKPYAGVFDGIEYYGDSRLSTTMTLQYHTKIASVPLHLALYIDNVLDDQDPWVTSYHWGYTDSSGRHIKDGYVLRAPRTFRLAARFEF; via the coding sequence ATGAAAACCCCGATCCCCCGCCTGATCCCGTTGGCCGTCGCGCTGACGTTGGGCGCCCAGCCCGCCCTCCAGGCGCAGACTGCTGCGCCTGAGAACACCCCGCCGGCGAAAGATGACGTCTATACCTTGACGCCGTTCGTCGTGAACACCGACAAGGACGTCGGCTATGTGGCCGTCGATTCGTTGGCCGGTGGCCGCACCAACACGCCGATCAAGTTCACCCCGTCCTCGATGTCGTCCCTCACCCGGACGGCCATCGACGATATCGGCATCCAGAACATCCGTGAGGCGCTCAAGTGGACGCCGAACGTCGTGCCGGAAGACATCAACGCCGGCAAAGGCTTCGGCGGTTCCGCGTTCCATGACTGGGCGTTCAATTACCGTGGCGCCGGCGCCGGCGAGCAAGGTGGCCCCGGACCGACGAGGAACTACTTCTCGTTCTACCAGAACCAGGACGCCTACAACGTCGAGCGCATCGAATTCCTCCGCGGCCCGAACTCGATCATCTTCGGCCTCGGCACCGTCGGTGGCCAGCTGAGCACCTACACGAAGGTTCCGCGTCTCGACAAGAACCTCTCCAAGGCGACCGTCACCGTCGACAACAACGGCTCGAATCGCTACGAGGTCGATATCAACCGCAAGGTGAGCGACACCGTCGCGGTGCGCTTGAACGCTGTTAAGGACAACAATCAGGGCTGGCGCGAAGCCGACGTCAACCGCACCAAGGCGGTCGACCTCGCGGCCCTCTGGAAGATCACCGACGACGCCCAAATCCGCGTCGAAGGCGAATACGCCAACGTCCGTCGCTCGCTCATCTCCTCCGGCATCGGCGACAAGATCTCCGGTTGGGATGGCACCACCGCGTCCAACACGTGGAAAGCCGCTCCGGTTGGCTCCGCTCGCACCATCCCGATGCAGAACGCCGGCGCGTGGGGCGATTGGCTGAATCCGTTCTGGGTTTACATCCCGAATCTGCCGGTCGGCAAGCAGCTCATGGGCTGGGCCGGCGGCTACGCCTCCTCTGGCAGCCTCGCCGACGTCGGTCAGGCGCTCAACTATCAGCCCAAAGCCGGCTGGTATCCCGCGCAGATCAAGCTCCCGTGGGAAGCCACCTATTCCAGCACCGCCAAGATTCCGCTGCGCCCGAGCTACGAGTGGACTTACGGCAACGGCGTGAGCGACATCAAGTATCGCGACATCACCGTCACCTACGACCAGAAGATCAACCAGAACTTCGACTTCACCGCGGCCTTCTATCGCTACTACGACACGCAGACCGCGAAGGATTATGAAGGCACGGGCGGCGCCGCGATCGACATCAACAAGCAGCTCCCCGATGGCACCGCGAATCCGAACTACGGCAAGGCGTTCGCCGATTTCTTCCTCAGCAAGCAGACGCAGACCCGCAACGTCACGGAAGGCCGCGCGCAGTTGAACTACCACTTCGACTCGTCGCTCTTCGGTCAGTCGTGGAAGCAGCTGTTCTCTGTCGCCGCTTCGAAGAAGGACCTCAAGCAATCCGCCCGCCAATATCTCGGCCAGGTCGGCAACGGCACCTCCATCACCAACCCGGCTGACTGGGTGCAGAACATGATCTGGGGCCGCATCTACCTCGATACGCCGAACCAAGTCATGGCCATTCCGGAAGTCGTCAACGGCCGCGCGGTCGCCTACATGCCCAAGGCCGACGGTTACTGGTTCGACTTCGACGATACGTTCAAGCTCACCGATGTCGCCGTCATGTCGCAGACCCGTCTCCTGGACGACGCGCTCACTGTCACCCTCGGTGCCCGCCGCGATTCCTACGACGAGAATCTCCGCGAACTTCGCCGCGGCCCGAACCTGACCGACAACCTCGTCAGCGAATCCCAGAGCGGCAACACCTACTCCGCCGGCGCCGTTTACTTCCTGAAGAGCGGCTTCGGTCTCGTCGCCAACTGGTCCAAGAACATCCAGCCGCCGCACGCCGGTTCGCAGCCGCTCCTCAGCGGTTCCCGCCCGAAGCCCGAAGAAGGCAAAGGCCTCGAATACGGTCTGCGTTGGTCGACCAGCGACAACAAATACTACGCGACCCTCATCCGCTACGACACCCAGTCCAAGGGCCATCTGGTCGAGAACCCGATCGGCTTCCGCGGCGTCTGGCAGAAATACAACATCGCGCAGGGTCTCCCCTCCGAGTCGGGCAAGGGCGGTCTCGCCTTCTCCGACACCACGTCGCTCGATGTGCAGGGCTACGAGTTCGAAATCACGGCCAACCCGACCAAGAACCTCCGCCTCGTCGCGAGCTGGGGCACGCAGGACACGTCCAAGGTTGATTATTACCCGGACAGCCGCGCCTACTTCTCCTCCAACTCGGCGGCTTGGAACGCGGTCGTGAACAACGCCGCGCTCGACGCCACGGCGCGCAACAACCTGCGCTCCGAGATCGCCAGCGTGCAGAACGCCCTCGATCAGGCCAAGCCCGGCGCCAAGCAGGACGGCCAGCTGAAGTATACCGTCGCGTTCTTCGCGAACTACACGTTCACCGACGAGATGCTGAAGGGCTTCGAGCTCGGCGGCGGCGCCAGCTATGCCGCCAAGCCCTACGCCGGCGTCTTCGACGGCATCGAATACTACGGCGACTCCCGTCTCTCGACGACGATGACGCTGCAGTATCACACCAAGATCGCCTCGGTGCCGCTGCACCTCGCGCTCTACATTGACAACGTCCTCGACGATCAGGATCCGTGGGTCACCAGCTACCACTGGGGCTACACCGACTCCTCCGGCCGCCACATCAAGGACGGCTACGTCCTCCGGGCGCCGCGCACCTTCCGCCTCGCCGCGCGCTTCGAGTTCTAA
- a CDS encoding LacI family DNA-binding transcriptional regulator has translation MPARRSQRLDKTGIVQIAAKLGVSPSTVSRALRPETAHLVREDRRKEILDLAEKQHFLPNLGARMLRKGVNMTLTVVVPLDENIFFSEYYGRFLAGTLHAAAARGWGVHICTLRRKEGGSFREAMQHVALNSSGLIYLAEPLSQGDVQELKGYRRPFVLTKSALPPGVRAADLGVPVVGVDNLAGARSVASLLLQLGHRKIGLLLGPPGSRDADERRRGYMEMLEKAGAKPRAEWLFEGNFSAETGRAGVAKFLQCAERPTAVCCANDEIAFGAINAAHVAGLKCPDDLSVVGFDDGIWATACQPALTTVRQPLADMAERAVGLIVEAANAPGHSTRVVLDEMPAPMMIRESTRPLRTERK, from the coding sequence ATGCCCGCCCGGCGTTCCCAACGGCTCGACAAGACCGGTATCGTCCAGATCGCCGCCAAGCTCGGCGTCTCGCCTTCCACGGTCTCCCGCGCCCTTCGCCCTGAGACGGCGCACCTCGTGCGCGAGGACCGGCGCAAAGAGATCCTCGATCTCGCGGAGAAGCAGCATTTCCTGCCGAACCTCGGCGCGCGCATGCTCCGCAAGGGCGTGAACATGACGCTGACGGTCGTCGTGCCGCTCGATGAAAACATTTTCTTCTCGGAATATTACGGCCGCTTCCTCGCGGGAACGCTGCACGCGGCGGCGGCGCGCGGCTGGGGCGTGCACATCTGCACGCTGCGGCGGAAGGAAGGCGGCAGCTTCCGCGAGGCGATGCAGCACGTCGCGCTGAATTCCTCCGGCCTCATTTACCTGGCCGAGCCGCTTTCGCAGGGTGACGTGCAGGAGCTGAAGGGCTATCGGCGACCGTTCGTGTTGACGAAATCCGCCCTGCCTCCGGGAGTGCGCGCCGCCGACTTGGGCGTGCCGGTGGTTGGCGTGGACAATCTCGCCGGGGCTCGCTCGGTCGCGAGTCTCCTGTTGCAGCTGGGACACCGGAAGATCGGCTTGCTGCTGGGGCCCCCGGGGTCCCGCGACGCCGACGAGCGTCGCCGGGGCTACATGGAGATGCTCGAGAAGGCCGGCGCGAAGCCGCGCGCCGAGTGGCTTTTCGAGGGCAATTTCAGCGCCGAAACCGGTCGCGCTGGCGTGGCGAAATTCCTGCAATGCGCCGAGCGCCCGACCGCCGTGTGCTGCGCCAACGACGAGATCGCGTTCGGCGCGATCAACGCTGCGCATGTCGCGGGACTGAAGTGCCCGGACGATCTCTCCGTGGTCGGATTCGACGACGGCATCTGGGCGACCGCCTGCCAGCCGGCGCTCACCACCGTGCGCCAGCCGCTGGCCGACATGGCGGAGCGAGCCGTGGGATTGATTGTGGAAGCTGCGAACGCACCGGGTCACAGCACACGCGTCGTCCTCGATGAGATGCCGGCGCCGATGATGATCCGCGAGTCGACGCGGCCGCTGCGGACGGAGCGGAAATAG
- a CDS encoding alpha-glucosidase C-terminal domain-containing protein, whose product MIAAVARFARAALLPGLLGVAASAAELRPPPAWLEQAVFYQIYPQTYADSDGDGIGDLRGIIHKLPYLHELGVTGIWMNPCFVSPFRDAGYDVADFYRVAPRYGTNDDLRALFAEAKRLGIHVMLDLVAAHTSDQHPWFRESQRAEKNKYTDWYIWTAGVGQLFAPNQQVVVGTAERSANYIASFYSCQPALNYGYAKPDPTQPWQQRIDAPGPLAVRAELKNIMRFWFEMGASGFRVDMAGSLVKNDPDGSATAALWREFREWMDREYPDKAMVSEWSEPHVAIPQGFHMDFLLQWTKPGYASVFRENGGQPAIFDRRGTTPFRKFLTEFEPLLAATRGKGYMALHTGNHDTTPRFGNGREARDLVVAHAFLLTMPGVPFIYYGDEIGMRSPPFTVNKEGGYERTPARMPMHWDASPGAGFSTAPLEKFYLAVDPARERPNVAAQLADTTSPLRAVQRFIALRRAHPALAASGDFRALLADAGQPIVYLRANASERVLVALNPTAQAVTGELPPEIDGRSATVLDGETHALAPTGPRWRVELPPVSYAIIRLAP is encoded by the coding sequence ATGATCGCTGCCGTTGCCCGTTTCGCCCGCGCCGCGCTGCTGCCGGGCCTGCTCGGCGTCGCCGCGTCCGCGGCCGAGCTCCGTCCCCCACCCGCTTGGCTCGAACAAGCGGTGTTCTACCAGATCTACCCGCAGACCTACGCCGATTCCGACGGCGACGGCATCGGCGACCTGCGCGGCATCATCCACAAGCTCCCCTATCTCCACGAGCTCGGCGTCACGGGCATCTGGATGAATCCGTGTTTCGTTTCGCCGTTCCGCGACGCCGGCTACGACGTGGCGGACTTCTACCGCGTCGCCCCGCGCTACGGCACGAATGACGATTTGCGCGCGCTCTTCGCCGAGGCAAAGCGTCTCGGCATCCATGTGATGCTCGACCTCGTCGCGGCGCACACCTCGGACCAGCACCCGTGGTTTCGCGAGTCGCAACGCGCGGAGAAAAACAAATACACCGACTGGTATATCTGGACCGCCGGCGTCGGCCAGCTCTTCGCCCCGAATCAACAGGTCGTCGTCGGCACCGCCGAACGCAGCGCCAACTACATCGCGAGTTTCTATTCCTGCCAGCCCGCGCTGAACTACGGCTACGCAAAGCCCGACCCGACGCAGCCGTGGCAACAGCGCATCGACGCGCCCGGCCCGCTGGCGGTGCGGGCCGAGTTGAAGAACATCATGCGCTTCTGGTTCGAGATGGGCGCGAGCGGCTTTCGCGTCGATATGGCCGGCTCGCTCGTGAAGAACGATCCGGACGGCTCCGCCACCGCGGCGCTCTGGCGGGAATTCCGCGAATGGATGGATCGGGAGTATCCCGACAAGGCGATGGTCTCCGAATGGTCCGAGCCGCACGTCGCGATCCCGCAGGGCTTCCACATGGATTTCCTCCTGCAGTGGACTAAGCCTGGCTACGCGTCGGTGTTCCGCGAAAACGGCGGACAACCCGCCATCTTCGATCGCCGCGGCACGACGCCTTTCCGGAAATTCCTCACGGAATTCGAGCCGCTCCTCGCCGCCACGCGCGGCAAGGGCTACATGGCGCTGCACACCGGCAATCACGACACCACTCCGCGCTTCGGTAACGGCCGCGAGGCGCGCGACCTCGTCGTCGCCCACGCGTTCCTGCTCACGATGCCGGGTGTGCCGTTCATCTACTATGGCGACGAGATCGGCATGCGCTCCCCACCGTTCACGGTGAACAAGGAGGGCGGCTACGAGCGCACCCCGGCGCGCATGCCGATGCACTGGGACGCCTCGCCGGGCGCGGGCTTTTCGACGGCGCCCCTTGAAAAATTCTACCTCGCCGTCGATCCGGCGCGCGAGCGACCCAACGTCGCCGCGCAACTCGCCGACACGACCTCGCCACTGCGGGCCGTGCAGCGTTTCATCGCGCTGCGCCGCGCCCACCCGGCGCTGGCCGCGAGCGGCGATTTCCGCGCGCTGCTCGCAGACGCCGGACAACCGATCGTCTACCTCCGCGCCAACGCGAGCGAGCGCGTGCTCGTCGCGCTGAATCCCACGGCGCAGGCCGTGACCGGCGAACTTCCGCCCGAGATCGACGGCCGCAGCGCGACCGTGCTCGATGGCGAAACGCACGCCCTCGCCCCAACGGGCCCGCGCTGGCGCGTCGAGCTGCCGCCGGTGAGCTACGCGATCATCCGCCTCGCCCCGTAG
- a CDS encoding DegT/DnrJ/EryC1/StrS family aminotransferase, producing MSDALRRLYSADPKAGYLTAKVEIDAAVARVFDSGTYIHGRELAAFETEFAAWLGASGCAGVANGTDAIELALRALGVGPGDRVATVANTVTATAAAIVATGAEPVFVEIAADTMLMDAAALAATLRADTARAIKAVVPVHLYGQACDMPAILALAREHGAKVVEDCAQAHGAVVGGRHAGTWGDLAAFSFYPTKNLGALGDGGAVVGGDAAALERVRLLRQYGWRTRYVSDEHGRNSRLDELQAAILRARLPRLAAENAQRAQLAAAYVDSLAGAAVRLPFVAPGREHVWHQFVVRTPLRDALRGALEARGIFCGVLYPVPIHRQPGYAQDVSRPETERACTEVLSLPLHPGLSLADVARVASAVRAAL from the coding sequence ATGTCCGACGCGCTGCGCCGCCTCTATTCCGCCGATCCGAAAGCCGGCTATCTCACCGCCAAGGTTGAAATTGACGCTGCCGTCGCGCGCGTGTTCGACAGCGGCACTTACATCCACGGGCGCGAACTTGCGGCGTTCGAGACGGAATTCGCCGCGTGGCTCGGCGCGAGTGGTTGCGCGGGCGTGGCGAATGGCACCGACGCCATCGAACTCGCCCTGCGGGCCCTCGGCGTCGGTCCGGGCGACCGCGTTGCCACGGTGGCCAATACCGTCACTGCGACCGCCGCCGCGATCGTCGCCACCGGCGCCGAACCGGTCTTCGTCGAAATCGCGGCGGACACGATGCTGATGGACGCGGCGGCGCTCGCGGCGACGCTGCGCGCGGACACGGCGCGCGCCATCAAGGCGGTCGTGCCGGTCCATCTCTACGGTCAGGCGTGCGACATGCCGGCGATTCTGGCGCTGGCGCGGGAGCACGGCGCGAAGGTCGTGGAGGATTGCGCGCAGGCGCACGGTGCCGTGGTCGGCGGACGCCACGCGGGCACGTGGGGCGATCTCGCGGCGTTCAGTTTTTATCCGACCAAAAACCTCGGCGCGCTCGGCGATGGCGGCGCGGTGGTCGGCGGCGACGCCGCCGCGCTCGAACGCGTGCGTCTGCTCCGCCAATACGGCTGGCGCACGCGCTACGTGAGCGACGAGCACGGACGGAACAGCCGGCTCGACGAGTTGCAGGCGGCGATCCTGCGGGCGCGACTGCCGCGTCTCGCGGCGGAAAATGCCCAGCGCGCGCAGCTGGCGGCGGCTTACGTCGATTCGCTCGCAGGCGCCGCGGTTAGGTTGCCGTTCGTCGCGCCGGGGCGGGAGCACGTGTGGCATCAATTCGTCGTGCGCACGCCGCTGCGCGACGCGCTGCGCGGTGCGCTCGAGGCGCGGGGGATTTTCTGTGGCGTGCTTTATCCGGTGCCGATCCACCGGCAGCCCGGTTACGCGCAGGATGTTTCCCGGCCGGAAACGGAGCGCGCATGCACCGAGGTGCTCTCGCTGCCGTTGCACCCGGGCCTGTCGCTCGCGGATGTGGCGCGAGTGGCGTCGGCCGTTCGCGCGGCGCTCTGA
- a CDS encoding NAD-dependent epimerase/dehydratase family protein: MIHLVTGAAGFIASHVCEQLLAAGHTVVGVDNLNDYYDPRLKDYRLARLLGEAEGFAPGAARQSRYAGRAVQKGRFVFRALDLEDMPALKALFAEFKFDAVFNLAARAGVRYSLENPHVYLSTNAHGTLNVMEAMRRHGVKKQVLASTSSLYAGCPMPFTEDQPVNTPLSPYAATKKAAEVMAYTYHKLYGIDTTVVRYFTVFGPAGRPDMAPFRFIEWIARGQPIELFGDGTQARDFTFVDDIARGTILAARPVGYEIVNLGGGNNPVNLHTIIGFIESALGRKATLAGKPPHAADMKETWADIAKADRLFGWKPQVSVEEGFRRTVAWHREQAGWLREIQL; this comes from the coding sequence ATGATCCACTTGGTCACCGGTGCGGCGGGTTTCATTGCCTCCCATGTCTGCGAGCAGCTTCTCGCGGCGGGGCACACCGTCGTCGGAGTGGACAACCTGAACGACTACTACGACCCACGCCTCAAGGATTACCGGCTCGCGCGGCTCCTCGGCGAAGCGGAGGGATTCGCGCCGGGCGCGGCGCGCCAGTCGCGCTACGCGGGGCGCGCGGTGCAGAAGGGGCGTTTTGTATTTCGCGCGCTCGATCTTGAGGACATGCCCGCGCTCAAGGCGTTGTTTGCCGAGTTCAAGTTCGATGCGGTCTTCAATTTGGCGGCGCGCGCCGGTGTGCGTTACAGCCTCGAGAACCCGCACGTCTATCTCTCCACCAACGCGCACGGCACGCTGAATGTCATGGAGGCGATGCGGCGGCACGGGGTGAAAAAGCAGGTGCTCGCCTCGACCTCGTCGCTCTACGCGGGGTGTCCGATGCCGTTCACCGAGGACCAGCCGGTCAACACGCCGCTCTCGCCTTACGCGGCGACCAAGAAGGCGGCGGAGGTGATGGCCTACACATATCACAAGCTCTACGGGATCGATACGACGGTGGTGCGTTACTTCACGGTGTTCGGGCCCGCGGGCCGGCCGGACATGGCGCCGTTCCGGTTCATCGAATGGATCGCGCGCGGCCAGCCGATCGAGCTTTTCGGCGATGGCACGCAGGCGCGCGATTTCACGTTCGTCGACGATATCGCGCGCGGCACCATCCTCGCGGCGCGGCCGGTCGGCTACGAGATCGTCAACCTCGGCGGCGGCAACAATCCCGTGAATCTGCACACGATCATCGGGTTCATCGAGTCTGCACTCGGGCGGAAAGCGACCCTCGCCGGCAAGCCGCCGCATGCCGCCGACATGAAGGAGACTTGGGCGGACATCGCGAAGGCGGACCGCCTTTTCGGCTGGAAGCCGCAGGTTTCGGTCGAGGAGGGTTTCCGTCGCACCGTGGCGTGGCACCGCGAACAGGCGGGTTGGCTGCGGGAAATTCAGCTTTGA
- the polX gene encoding DNA polymerase/3'-5' exonuclease PolX, translated as MKKAEIAAVLTDIATLLELKGENPFKIRAYASGARLIESMSEEEIAARVAAGTLDEVKGIGEALAQKVGELHATGKLEFHEKLKASLPPGLVELLEIPGVGPKKIKALHEQLGIDSIAKLEEGCKAGKVAALAGFGDKTQAKILEGIANRAAYGKRHVWLEAWEVAEPILAGLRALPQVEQAEHAGSLRRRLETVGDLDFLVATREPQPVVDWFVKLPVVKEVTAHGETKASVRLHSGIQADLRLVPPEQFVFALHHFTGSKDHNVQMRGRALQRGLSMSEWGLVPAEGEGTAKQKAEERGRKTEIKTEEQLFRALGLNFISPELREGLGEIEAAEAGPLPRLLEEGDLRGVFHNHTTESDGHNTLEEMVRAAQELGWDYLGIADHSKASFQARGLDEARLAAQVAAIRKLNTAKKFTTHVFAGSEVDILPDGRLDFPNEVLATLDYVVVSVHSSFKQGREEMTARIIRAIENPHVTMLGHLTGRILLERPGYDVDAEKVIDAAIANGVIIELNASPWRLDMDWRLWRRAAARGLLTSINPDAHSTDQLQWFKAGVAAARKGWLIREQVINTRSLAEVQAYLVARRR; from the coding sequence ATGAAGAAAGCCGAGATCGCCGCCGTCCTCACTGACATCGCCACGCTGCTCGAGTTGAAGGGCGAGAATCCGTTCAAGATTCGCGCGTATGCGAGCGGCGCGCGTCTGATCGAGTCGATGAGCGAGGAGGAAATCGCCGCGCGCGTCGCGGCCGGGACGCTCGATGAAGTCAAAGGCATCGGCGAGGCGCTCGCGCAAAAAGTCGGCGAGCTGCACGCAACGGGAAAGTTGGAGTTCCACGAGAAACTGAAGGCGTCGTTGCCGCCCGGTTTGGTGGAGCTGTTGGAAATTCCCGGCGTCGGGCCGAAGAAGATCAAGGCGCTGCACGAGCAGCTCGGCATCGACTCGATCGCGAAGCTCGAGGAAGGCTGCAAGGCCGGCAAGGTCGCGGCGCTGGCGGGTTTCGGCGATAAGACCCAGGCGAAGATTCTCGAGGGCATCGCCAACCGCGCCGCCTATGGAAAGCGACATGTCTGGCTGGAGGCCTGGGAGGTCGCGGAGCCGATTCTGGCCGGCCTGCGCGCACTGCCGCAGGTGGAGCAGGCGGAGCATGCGGGGAGCTTGCGGCGCCGGCTCGAGACGGTGGGCGATCTGGATTTTCTGGTCGCGACGCGGGAGCCGCAGCCGGTGGTGGATTGGTTCGTGAAGTTGCCCGTGGTGAAGGAGGTCACGGCGCACGGCGAGACGAAGGCCAGCGTGCGGCTGCACTCGGGCATCCAGGCGGATTTGCGGCTCGTGCCGCCGGAGCAGTTCGTGTTTGCGCTGCACCATTTCACCGGCTCGAAGGACCACAATGTCCAGATGCGCGGTCGCGCGTTGCAGCGCGGGCTGAGCATGAGCGAGTGGGGGCTCGTGCCGGCGGAAGGCGAGGGGACCGCGAAGCAGAAGGCGGAGGAGCGCGGGCGGAAGACCGAGATCAAGACGGAGGAGCAGCTGTTCCGCGCGCTGGGATTGAATTTCATTTCGCCGGAGCTGCGCGAAGGTCTCGGCGAGATCGAAGCCGCCGAAGCGGGGCCGCTGCCGCGGTTGCTCGAGGAGGGCGACTTGCGCGGCGTGTTTCACAACCACACCACCGAATCGGACGGGCACAACACGCTCGAGGAAATGGTCCGTGCGGCGCAGGAGCTCGGTTGGGATTATCTCGGCATCGCGGATCACTCGAAGGCCAGTTTCCAGGCGCGCGGCCTCGACGAGGCGCGGCTCGCGGCGCAGGTCGCGGCGATCCGTAAACTGAACACGGCGAAGAAATTCACGACGCACGTCTTCGCGGGCAGCGAGGTCGACATCCTGCCGGACGGGCGGCTCGACTTTCCGAACGAGGTGCTCGCGACGCTGGATTACGTGGTCGTGTCGGTGCACTCGTCGTTCAAGCAGGGCCGCGAGGAAATGACGGCGCGCATCATCCGTGCGATTGAGAATCCGCACGTGACGATGCTCGGCCACCTCACGGGCCGCATTCTGCTGGAGCGGCCGGGCTACGACGTCGACGCCGAGAAGGTCATCGACGCGGCGATCGCGAACGGCGTCATCATCGAACTCAACGCGAGTCCGTGGCGCCTCGACATGGATTGGCGGCTGTGGCGGCGCGCCGCGGCGCGCGGTTTGCTGACGAGCATCAATCCCGACGCGCACTCGACCGACCAGTTGCAGTGGTTCAAGGCCGGCGTCGCCGCCGCGCGGAAGGGCTGGCTGATACGCGAGCAGGTGATCAACACGCGTTCGCTGGCGGAAGTGCAGGCGTATCTGGTGGCGCGGCGCCGGTAG
- a CDS encoding AMP-binding protein — translation MERRELARLLGAESPSAGERVLIAAPDAAAFRAEFARAAAGEGEVFLGNPAWSAAQRAAFEQLPLASRENTKAQLGLGWLMIPTGGSSGRLKFARHDSYTIAAAVKGFTQHFGLARVNALGLLPLYHVSGFMAWMRCATTGGEFVPGSWKEIEAGLRPDLPARADGWVLSLVPTQLERLLRDPAAAEWLRSFRIVFLGGAPAWPELLERAAEARVALSLSYGMTETAAMVAALRPEEFARGERSSGTVLPHARVVLGEDGAICVSGRSLFRGYYPDWRHERKMFETADVGRFDGARRLHVLGRRDAVIISGGEKVQPLAVEAVLKSATGTAQLAVVGVPDREWGERVVAVYAAHAEFDLERARAAALRELSPAQRPKDYVALSRWPQSEAGKLNRVELRALAETSLLAGAGRSSA, via the coding sequence ATGGAACGCCGCGAGCTAGCGCGTCTGCTCGGCGCGGAGTCGCCTTCGGCAGGGGAACGGGTGCTCATCGCGGCGCCGGACGCCGCGGCGTTTCGGGCGGAATTCGCGCGCGCGGCGGCCGGCGAGGGCGAAGTTTTCCTGGGCAACCCGGCGTGGAGCGCCGCGCAACGCGCGGCGTTCGAGCAGTTGCCGCTTGCGTCGAGAGAAAACACGAAGGCGCAACTCGGGCTCGGCTGGCTCATGATTCCGACGGGCGGCTCATCGGGACGGTTGAAGTTCGCGCGGCACGACAGCTACACCATCGCCGCGGCGGTGAAGGGCTTCACGCAACACTTCGGTCTCGCGCGCGTGAATGCGCTGGGGCTGCTGCCGCTTTACCACGTCAGCGGCTTCATGGCGTGGATGCGCTGTGCGACGACCGGGGGCGAATTCGTCCCGGGCAGCTGGAAGGAAATCGAAGCGGGTCTGCGGCCGGATTTGCCGGCGCGCGCAGACGGTTGGGTGCTGTCGCTCGTGCCGACGCAGCTCGAGCGGCTGTTGCGCGATCCCGCGGCGGCGGAATGGCTGCGCAGTTTCCGCATCGTGTTCCTCGGCGGCGCGCCGGCGTGGCCGGAGTTGCTCGAGCGCGCGGCCGAGGCTCGCGTGGCGCTGTCGCTCAGCTACGGCATGACCGAGACGGCGGCGATGGTCGCGGCGCTGCGGCCGGAGGAATTCGCGCGCGGCGAGCGCAGCTCGGGAACGGTGCTGCCGCATGCGCGCGTCGTGCTCGGTGAGGATGGCGCGATCTGCGTGAGCGGGCGTTCGCTTTTTCGCGGCTACTACCCCGACTGGCGGCACGAGCGGAAGATGTTCGAGACGGCGGATGTCGGGCGCTTCGACGGCGCGCGTCGCCTCCACGTGCTCGGGCGGAGGGATGCGGTCATCATTTCCGGTGGAGAGAAAGTGCAGCCGCTCGCGGTGGAGGCGGTGCTGAAATCCGCGACCGGGACCGCGCAACTCGCCGTCGTCGGCGTGCCGGATCGCGAGTGGGGCGAGCGCGTGGTGGCCGTTTACGCGGCGCACGCGGAGTTCGATCTCGAGCGGGCGCGAGCGGCGGCGCTGCGGGAGTTGTCGCCCGCGCAGCGTCCCAAGGACTACGTCGCTCTGTCGCGCTGGCCGCAGAGCGAAGCGGGGAAGCTGAACCGCGTGGAGCTTCGCGCTTTGGCCGAGACATCGCTTCTCGCTGGCGCGGGTCGGTCGTCTGCGTAG